From the genome of Vigna angularis cultivar LongXiaoDou No.4 chromosome 11, ASM1680809v1, whole genome shotgun sequence, one region includes:
- the LOC108334151 gene encoding phosphoglycerate kinase, chloroplastic, producing MASAAAPTTFSLLHSATSTSSSSRVKLSSSLRVRPLTRHLGFRVADPLLAANVAARVAAVRVGRGRRGVVSMAKKSVGDLTTADLKGKKVFVRADLNVPLDDNQNITDDTRIRAAIPTIKYLVENGAKVILSSHLGRPKGVTPKYSLAPLVSRISELLGFPVVKAEDSIGPEVEKLVASLPEGGVLLLENVRFYKEEEKNDPEHAKKLASLADLFVNDAFGTAHRAHASTEGVTKYLKPSVAGFLLQKELDYLVGAVSSPKRPFAAIVGGSKVSSKIGVIESLLEKVDILLLGGGMIFTFYKAQGLSVGSSLVEEDKLDLATSLLAKAKEKGVSLLLPSDVVIADKFAPDANSKVVPASAIPDGWMGLDIGPDSVKSFSEALGTTKTIIWNGPMGVFEFDKFAVGTEAIAKKLADLSQNGVTTIIGGGDSVAAVEKVGVANVMSHISTGGGASLELLEGKELPGVLALDEATPVPV from the exons atGGCCTCAGCCGCAGCCCCCACCACTTTCTCTCTGCTCCACTCCGCCACCTCCACCTCGTCTTCCTCGCGCGTGAAGCTCTCCTCCTCCCTCCGCGTCCGCCCGCTCACGCGCCACCTGGGGTTCAGGGTGGCCGACCCGCTGCTGGCAGCGAATGTGGCGGCGCGGGTGGCCGCGGTGAGGGTCGGGAGGGGCAGGAGAGGGGTGGTGTCGATGGCTAAGAAAAGCGTGGGCGACCTGACTACTGCGGACTTGAAAGGAAAGAAGGTGTTCGTGAGGGCTGACCTCAACGTCCCGCTCGACGACAACCAGAACATCACTGACGACACCAGAATCCGAGCCGCCATTCCCACCATCAAATACCTCGTTGAAAACGGCGCCAAAGTCATCCTCTCTAGCCACTTG GGGCGACCGAAGGGTGTCACTCCCAAATACAGCTTGGCTCCTCTTGTATCTCGGATTTCTGAACTCCTTGGTTTCCCG GTTGTCAAGGCTGAGGATAGTATTGGTCCAGAAGTGGAAAAGTTGGTGGCTTCTCTTCCAGAAGGAGGTGTTCTTCTTCTAGAAAATGTGAGGTTTTACAAGGAGGAAGAAAAGAATGATCCTGAGCATGCAAAAAAGCTTGCCTCTCTAGCAGATCTGTTTGTGAATGATGCATTTGGTACTGCTCATAGGGCACATGCATCAACAGAGGGGGTTACTAAATACTTGAAACCATCTGTTGCTGGTTTTCTTTTGCAAAAG GAACTTGATTACCTTGTTGGGGCAGTATCAAGCCCAAAAAGACCATTTGCTGCCATTGTTGGTGGTTCCAAGGTCTCATCTAAAATTGGAGTGATTGAGTCACTTTTAGAAAAGGTTGATATCCTTCTTCTTGGTGGAGGAATGATCTTCACATTTTACAAGGCACAAGGTCTTTCAGTGGGTTCTTCCCTTGTAGAGGAAGATAAATTGGATCTTGCTACATCACTACTTGCAAAAGCCAAGGAAAAGGGGGTGTCTCTCTTGTTACCAAGTGATGTGGTGATTGCGGACAAATTTGCTCCCGATGCAAATAGCAAG GTCGTGCCAGCATCTGCCATCCCTGATGGCTGGATGGGATTGGATATTGGTCCAGATTCTGTTAAATCATTCAGTGAAGCATTGGGTACAACCAAAACCATCATATGGAATGGACCAATGGGAGTGTTTGAATTTGACAAGTTTGCTGTTGGTACAGAG GCTATTGCCAAGAAGCTAGCTGACCTCAGTCAAAATGGAGTCACCACGATTATTGGAGGAGGTGATTCTGTTGCAGCTGTAGAGAAAGTTGGAGTTGCCAATGTCATGAGCCACATATCTACTGGTGGTGGTGCCAGTTTGGAGTTATTGGAAGGCAAAGAGCTTCCTGGAGTCCTTGCTCTTGATGAAGCCACACCAGTCCCTGTGTAA
- the LOC108334175 gene encoding phosphoglycerate kinase, cytosolic gives MATKRSVGTLKEADLKGKRVFVRVDLNVPLDDDLKITDDTRIRAAVPTIKYLTGYGAKVILSSHLGRPKGVTPKYSLKPLVPRLSQLLELEVKIANDSIGEEVEKLVAGLPEGGVLLLENVRFYKEEEKNDPEFAKKLASLADIYVNDAFGTAHRAHASTEGVAKYLKPSVAGFLMQKELDYLVGAVSNPKKPFAAIVGGSKVSSKIGVIESLLEKVNILLLGGGMIFTFYKAQGHSVGSSLVEEDKLDLATSLLEKAKAKGVSLLLPTDVVIADKFSADANSKIVPASSIPDGWMGLDIGPDSIKTFSEALDTTQTIIWNGPMGVFEFEKFAAGTEAIAKKLAELSGKGVTTIIGGGDSVAAVEKVGLADKMSHISTGGGASLELLEGKQLPGVLALDDA, from the exons ATGGCTACGAAGAGGAGCGTGGGAACTTTGAAGGAGGCTGATTTGAAGGGGAAAAGGGTGTTCGTTAGAGTCGATCTGAACGTGCCTTTGGATGATGACTTAAAGATCACCGATGACACTAGAATCCGTGCTGCAGTTCCCACCATCAAGTACTTGACTGGTTATGGTGCCAAAGTGATCCTCTCTAGCCATTTG GGACGTCCGAAAGGTGTTACACCTAAATACAGTTTGAAGCCTCTTGTGCCAAGGCTTTCTCAACTTCTAGAACTTGAG GTCAAGATTGCAAATGACAGTATTGGGGAggaagttgagaagttggttGCAGGACTTCCAGAAGGTGGTGTTTTGCTTCTAGAGAATGTTAGATTCTacaaagaggaagaaaagaatgATCCTGAGTTTGCAAAGAAGCTGGCTTCTCTTGCTGATATCTATGTAAATGATGCATTTGGCACTGCCCACAGAGCTCATGCTTCCACAGAAGGAGTGGCCAAATATTTGAAGCCTTCTGTTGCAGGATTCCTTATGCAGAAG GAACTTGATTATCTAGTTGGAGCCGTGTCTAACCCCAAGAAGCCATTTGCTGCTATTGTGGGTGGGTCAAAGGTGTCTTCCAAGATTGGAGTTATTGAATCCTTGTTGGAGAAAGTTAATATTCTTTTGCTTGGTGGAGGAATGATCTTTACCTTTTACAAGGCTCAGGGTCATTCCGTTGGGTCATCTCTTGTGGAAGAAGATAAACTAGACCTTGCAACTTCACTTCTTGAAAAGGCCAAGGCTAAAGGGGTTTCTTTGTTGCTTCCAACTGATGTGGTCATAGCAGACAAGTTTTCTGCTGATGCTAACAGCAAG ATTGTTCCAGCCTCAAGCATTCCCGATGGATGGATGGGATTGGATATTGGTCCTGATTCCATCAAGACATTTAGTGAAGCATTGGATACCACCCAAACTATCATTTGGAATGGACCAATGGGCGTTTTTGAGTTTGAAAAGTTTGCCGCAGGAACAGAG GCTATAGCCAAGAAACTGGCAGAGCTTAGTGGGAAGGGAGTAACAACCATCATTGGAGGAGGTGACTCTGTGGCTGCTGTGGAGAAGGTTGGACTTGCAGATAAGATGAGCCACATCTCCACTGGTGGTGGTGCCAGCTTAGAGCTTCTTGAGGGGAAGCAACTCCCTGGTGTCCTTGCTCTTGATGATGCTTGA
- the LOC108332355 gene encoding uncharacterized protein LOC108332355: MKLTLGIAYCPHSFPKLLNCFSFGSLGRPFCSSAPSSSPTCVKPQVPLYLRPPIYSTKLCDLKKWHDWAKGLSFSIGSTFVQSDNGPDSSMLCRELKWFMEDAVEDRSLATEDDEEVTMRVDIEELYSLWKQRVQERRPFQYVVGCEHWRDLILSVQEGVLIPRPETQLVVDIVSDVVSENEDLRSGVWADLGTGSGALAISIGRVLGNEGGRVIATDLSPVAVAVATYNVQRYCLQDKIDLREGSWFEPLKDMEGKLAGLVSNPPYIPSEDISGLQAEVGRHEPRLALDGGIEGMNALLHLCDGAALMLKPGGFFAFETNGEKQCRALVDYMKSRSGSFYNLEILADFAGIQRFVIGFHQ, from the exons ATGAAGCTAACATTAGGCATTGCATATTGTCCTCATAGCTTCCCCAAACTCctcaattgtttttcttttggcTCTCTGGGTAGACCCTTTTGCTCTTCAGCACCGTCATCTTCCCCGACTTGTGTGAAACCTCAAGTTCCCCTCTATTTGAGACCACCCATTTACTCAACCAAGTTGTGTGACCTCAAGAAATGGCACGATTGGGCCAAAGGTCTTTCCTTTTCAATTGGGTCGACTTTTGTGCAGTCAGATAATGGACCGGACTCAAGCATGCTCTGCAGGGAGCTCAAGTGGTTCATGGAGGATGCTGTTGAAGACCGCTCACTAGCTACGGAGGATGATGAAGAGGTGACAATGAGGGTTGATATAGAGGAGCTTTACAGTTTGTGGAAGCAAAGGGTCCAAGAGAGGAGACCCTTTCAGTATGTGGTTGGGTGTGAGCATTGGAGGGACTTGATATTGAGTGTCCAAGAAGGAGTATTGATTCCAAGACCTGAGACACAACTTGTTGTTGATATTGTGTCAGATGTGGTGTCAGAGAATGAGGATTTGAGGAGTGGGGTTTGGGCTGATTTGGGCACTGGAAGTGGTGCCCTTGCTATTAGTATTGGTCGGGTTTTGGGGAATGAAGGAGGGAGAGTTATTGCCACAGATTTAAGCCCTGTGGCTGTTGCCGTTGCAACTTATAATGTGCAGAGGTATTGCTTACAG GACAAAATTGACTTAAGGGAAGGATCCTGGTTTGAACCATTGAAAGATATGGAAGGAAAGCTAGCTGGTCTAGTGAGTAACCCACCTTATATACCAAGTGAAGACATATCTGGTCTACAAGCTGAAGTTGGTAGACATGAACCGAGATTAGCGTTAGATGGAGGTATTGAAGGAATGAATGCACTTCTGCATCTTTGTGATGGGGCTGCTTTAATGTTGAAACCTGGTGGATTTTTTGCTTTTGAG aCAAATGGCGAGAAGCAGTGCCGGGCTCTTGTTGATTACATGAAAAGCAGAAGTGGAAGCTTCTACAATTTAGAAATACTTGCTGATTTTGCTGGTATTCAAAGATTTGTTATTGGATTTCACCAATAA